Below is a genomic region from Variovorax sp. J2L1-78.
CGACAGGGCTTTGAAGAGCGTCTCGGGTGGCGCGCCGAGGGCCGGGATCAGCACCAGCAGCGGCACCACCGCCAGGTCCTGGAACAGGAGGACGCCCATCACGCGCTTGCCGTGCTCGCTCTCGAGCTCGAGGCGCTCGGACATCAGCTTCACGACAATGGCCGTGCTGCTCATGGTGAGCGCACCCGACAGCGCCAGTGCCGTCTGCCAGCCGAGCTGCCAGGCCGGCGGCAGCAACTGCGCCAGCAACAGGGCCCCGGCGGTGGCGATGCTCATGGTCAGCATCACCTGCAGCAGCCCGAGGCCGAACACGTGCTGGCGCATCGCGCGCAGCTTGGGCAGGCTGAACTCCAGCCCGATCACGAACATCAGGAACACCACGCCGAATTCGCCCAGGTGGCGGATGCCCTCGGAGTTCTGCGCCAGTGCCAGCGCGTGCGGCCCGATCAGCACCCCGGCCGACAGGTAGCCCAGCATCGGCGGCAGCTTGAGCGACCGGCAGGCCACCACGCCGATCACCGCAGCGAGCAAATACAACAGCGTGAGATCGAGCGAGGACATGCCCGATGCTAGCAAGCGCCATGCGCGGGGCCGGGCCACTCGTGGGGTCCGCGGGCCGGAAGACGGCCGACCGATAAAATCCGCCGGATGAGTTCCCGCCCCCCCCTGGCCGACAAGGCCGACCCGGAGACGTTGCTGGCGCGGGCCCGCACCACCTTCGACATCGAAGCCGAGGCCGTGCTCGGCCTGAAGTCGCGCATCGGCCCGAGCTTCGTCGAGGCCGTGCACAAGATCCTCGGGGTGCGCGGCCGCGTGGTCGTGATGGGCATGGGCAAGAGCGGCCATGTCGGCCGCAAGATCGCCGCCACGCTGGCGTCGACCGGCACGCCGGCGATGTTCGTGCACCCGGCCGAAGCCAGCCACGGCGACCTCGGCATGATCAAGGCGGTCGACCTGGTGCTGGCGATTTCCAACAGCGGCGAGAGCGACGAGCTCGCCGCCATCCTGCCGGTCGTCAAGCGCCAGGGCGTGCCGCTGATCGCCATCACCGGTGGGCGCGACTCGATGCTGGCGCGCCATGCCGACCTCGTGCTCGACAGCGGCGTCGAGAAGGAAGCCTGCCCGCTCAACCTGGCGCCGACGGCCAGCACCACCGCGCAGATGGCGATGGGCGACGCGCTGGCCGTCGCGCTGCTCGATGCCCGCGGCTTCGGTGCCGAGGACTTCGCGCGATCGCACCCGGGCGGCGCGCTCGGGCGCAAGCTGCTCACGCTGGTGAGTGACCTGATGCGCGCGGGCGACGACGTGCCACGCGTGGCGCCCACTGCCACCTTCAGCGACCTCATGCGCGAGATGAGCGCCAAGGGCCTGGGCGCCGCGGCGGTGGTCGACGCCGAAGGCCGCCCGGTCGGTATCTTCACCGACGGCGACCTGCGCCGCCTGATCGAAACCGGCGCCGACCTGCGGGCGCTCACCGCCGCCGACGTCATGCACCCCGCGCCGCGCACCATCCGCGCCGAGGCGCTGGGCGTGGAGGCTGCGGAACTGATGGAGCATCACCGCATCACCAGCGTGCTGGTGGTCGACGCGGCCCAGGTGCTGATCGGCGCGCTGAGCATTAACGACCTGATGCGCGCGAAGGTCATCTGATGGCAACGCGTTTCCCCACTGAAACCCTGCTGGCGGCGCAGGACATCCGCATTGCCTTCTTCGACATCGACGGTGTGCTCACCGACGGCGGCGTGTTCTTCAGCGAGCACGGCGAGACGCTCAAGCGCTTCAGCATCCTCGACGGCTACGGCCTCAAGCTGCTGCGCGCGGCAGGCATCGTGCCGGCGGTGATCACCGGGCGCGATTCCAAGCCGCTGCGTGTGCGGCTCGAGGCCCTGGGCATCGAGCATGTGCGCTACGGTACCGAAGAGAAGCTTCCCGCCGCCGAGGCGATGCTGGCGCAGCTGGGCTTCGCGTGGACGCAGGCCGCCGCCATCGGCGACGACTGGCCCGACCTCCCGGTGCTCTGCCGGGCCGCCTTCTGCGCGGCGCCGCCCAACGCGCATGCCGAAGTGCGCGCCATCGCCCACCACGTCACGACGGCGCGCGGCGGCGAAGGCGCGGCGCGCGAGTTCTGCGACCTGCTGCTGACGGCCGGCGGTCATTACCGACGCCTGCTCGATGCGGCGCGAGGCCCCGCCGCATGAAGCCGTTTCGTGCGCTGCTGCGTGACGCGGTCGACCGCGCCACCATCTACCTCCCGGTCATCGTGACAGCCCTGCTGGCCCTGGGCACTTACTGGCTGGTGCGCAACGCGCCCAAGCTGCTCGAGCCCACCGCCAAGGCGGCACCGACCCACGAGCCGGACTTCTTCATGCGCGGCTTCGTCATCAAGAATTTCTTGCCGAGCGGCGAGCTGCGCAGCGAACTCTTCGGCACCGAAGGACGTCACTACCCCGACAACGACACGCTCGAGGTCGACAAGGTGCGCATCCGTGCCATTTCGCCCGAGGGCCTCGTCACGCGAGCCACGGCCGACCGCGGCTTGTCCAATGGCGATGGCAGCGAGGTGCAGCTGTTCGGCAACGCGGTGGTGGTGCGCGACGCGGCGACCGTCGCGTCCGGTCGCGCAGCCCCGCGGCTGGAGTTCCGGGGCGACTTCCTGCATGCGTACCTCGACAGCGAACGCGTGACGTCGAACAAGCCGGTCACGCTCATCCGCGGCACCGATCGCTTCACGGCCGACACGCTCGACTACGACAACCTGAGCGGCGTCGCCAACCTGCAGGGCCGGGTGCGCGGCCAGTTGGTGCCATCGGCCACCGCGCCGACGCCGGCGTCGCGCGCGCCGCGCTGACGCGTTCCCATGGCTGCCCACCCGCGGCCGCTGGCCTTCATCACCGGCGCCTCCAGCGGCATCGGCCAGGCGCTGGCCGGCCGCTTCCATGACGCCGGCTACGACCTGGCGCTGGTCGCGCGCCGCACCGGGGAGATCGCCACCTGGATGGTTGCGCGCGGCATCGCCGCGGACCGCTGCGCCATCTACGGTGCCGACGTGGCGCAGATCGATGCCATCGCCGCGGTCGGCGCACGCTGCATCGCCGAACAGGGGCTGCCGGACGTGGTGATCGCCAACGCCGGCATCAGTGTCGGCATCGACACGGCGGACCGCGGCGACCTCGACGTGCTGGCCCAGACCTTCGCCATCAACAACGTCGGCCTGGCGGCAACCTTTCATCCTTTCGTCGCCGCGATGGCGGCACGGGGCAGCGGCCGGCTGGTCGGCATCGGCAGCGTCGCGGCGATCCGTGGCTTGCCGGGTCACGGCGCCTACTGCGCCAGCAAAGCGGGTGTCGTCGCCTACTGCGAGAGCCTGCGCGGCGAGCTGCGTGCGAGCGGCGTGAAAGTCGTGACGATCTGCCCCGGCTACATCGACACGCCGCTCACGCAGGACAACCGCTACGGCATGCCCTTCCTGATGCGGGCCGACGACTTCGCCGAACAGGCCTTCCGCACCATCGAGGCCGGCCGCAGTTACCGCGTGATTCCCTGGCAGATGGGCGTCGTCGCGAAGCTGATGCGCCTGTTGCCCAATGCCGTGTTCGACCGCGCCGTGCAGGGGCG
It encodes:
- a CDS encoding KpsF/GutQ family sugar-phosphate isomerase, whose amino-acid sequence is MSSRPPLADKADPETLLARARTTFDIEAEAVLGLKSRIGPSFVEAVHKILGVRGRVVVMGMGKSGHVGRKIAATLASTGTPAMFVHPAEASHGDLGMIKAVDLVLAISNSGESDELAAILPVVKRQGVPLIAITGGRDSMLARHADLVLDSGVEKEACPLNLAPTASTTAQMAMGDALAVALLDARGFGAEDFARSHPGGALGRKLLTLVSDLMRAGDDVPRVAPTATFSDLMREMSAKGLGAAAVVDAEGRPVGIFTDGDLRRLIETGADLRALTAADVMHPAPRTIRAEALGVEAAELMEHHRITSVLVVDAAQVLIGALSINDLMRAKVI
- a CDS encoding KdsC family phosphatase yields the protein MATRFPTETLLAAQDIRIAFFDIDGVLTDGGVFFSEHGETLKRFSILDGYGLKLLRAAGIVPAVITGRDSKPLRVRLEALGIEHVRYGTEEKLPAAEAMLAQLGFAWTQAAAIGDDWPDLPVLCRAAFCAAPPNAHAEVRAIAHHVTTARGGEGAAREFCDLLLTAGGHYRRLLDAARGPAA
- the lptC gene encoding LPS export ABC transporter periplasmic protein LptC, producing MKPFRALLRDAVDRATIYLPVIVTALLALGTYWLVRNAPKLLEPTAKAAPTHEPDFFMRGFVIKNFLPSGELRSELFGTEGRHYPDNDTLEVDKVRIRAISPEGLVTRATADRGLSNGDGSEVQLFGNAVVVRDAATVASGRAAPRLEFRGDFLHAYLDSERVTSNKPVTLIRGTDRFTADTLDYDNLSGVANLQGRVRGQLVPSATAPTPASRAPR
- a CDS encoding SDR family oxidoreductase: MAAHPRPLAFITGASSGIGQALAGRFHDAGYDLALVARRTGEIATWMVARGIAADRCAIYGADVAQIDAIAAVGARCIAEQGLPDVVIANAGISVGIDTADRGDLDVLAQTFAINNVGLAATFHPFVAAMAARGSGRLVGIGSVAAIRGLPGHGAYCASKAGVVAYCESLRGELRASGVKVVTICPGYIDTPLTQDNRYGMPFLMRADDFAEQAFRTIEAGRSYRVIPWQMGVVAKLMRLLPNAVFDRAVQGRGRKKRRDEG